In one Heteronotia binoei isolate CCM8104 ecotype False Entrance Well chromosome 1, APGP_CSIRO_Hbin_v1, whole genome shotgun sequence genomic region, the following are encoded:
- the LOC132585184 gene encoding repetin-like, with amino-acid sequence MPQLLDSICIIIGIFHKYAKRDGDCFTLSRREMKRLMRKEFSEILENPRDPQTIELVLQLLDLNKDCLVDFNEFLILMFRVVKACYSHLHPSECLPQQGGSRGALRERDSERDGRIHNRPRDNGEERTYAHERGGSDQTHSHPAESSANREERREYLSPVQPVGQTDDRSHQVRNFETRGDQGRIHQSLDLNLKRIKLAIINQEKGHQQPKRNLNVGQKILRFTMTDVVHHMSFSHEKETEITITENPHED; translated from the exons ATGCCTCAGCTTCTGGACAGCATATGCATCATCATCGGGATCTTCCACAAGTATGCCAAGAGGGACGGCGATTGCTTCACCCTCAGCAGGAGGGAGATGAAGAGACTGATGCGGAAAGAGTTCTCGGAGATTCTAGAG AACCCTCGTGACCCTCAGACCATTGAGCTtgtcttgcagctgctggacctCAACAAGGATTGCTTGGTTGACTTCAATGAGTTTCTAATCCTCATGTTCAGAGTGGTGAAGGCCTGCTACAGTCACCTGCACCCCAGCGAATGCCTCCCTCAGCAAGGAGGCAGTAGAGGAGCCCTACGTGAAAGGGACTCAGAGAGGGATGGAAGGATCCACAACCGGCCACGGGATAACGGAGAAGAAAGAACTTATGCCCATGAGAGAGGAGGTTCTGACCAGACACACTCCCATCCAGCTGAATCTTCTGCAAAtcgagaggagaggagagagtaCCTCAGTCCTGTTCAGCCTGTAGGCCAAACAGATGACAGGAGCCACCAGGTCCGCAACTTTGAAACAAGGGGTGATCAAGGGAGGATCCATCAGTCAC TAGACCTGAACCTCAAAAGAATAAAGCTGGCTATCATCAACCAAGAGAAAGGACACCAACAGCCAAAGAGGAACCTCAACGTCGGTCAGAAGATCTTGAGGTTCACGATGACAGACGTCGTCCATCACATGAGTTTCAGCCacgagaaggagacagagatcacTATTACCGAGAACCCACACGAAGACTGA